The Cydia strobilella chromosome 5, ilCydStro3.1, whole genome shotgun sequence region GACCACTTCTTTTGTGTTACcgcagaactccgtcatttctgaaccgatttggaaaattatttttatctccataagtacctatattccaaagagaatatataggatagagggttacactgtcgtagtaaattttgtagtaacagtaaatttactgccatctatcgacacacaattaaaactaaaaataagaatgtctaaaaatcacaaaaaaaaatgttgttttatttgtatttattatttttatattattttgacccatgttctttcactgatatgtgttaaaattgttaaataagcgAAACTGTCTACGCCATCTAGCcaagaataggccaaaggtggtagcgccatctatgcgagaatcattttttcttgatttccgaggcacgttttttccttagactttattcatcttatacgaagttacatataggtatttgaTAGTTCTGATGAATTTAAAGAACTCAAATTTGGCatcgacttcaaacatatcagttgctagcgcatgtaaaagggataatattttatattagctaACCTttttaaaaaggttttattttccaaaaaacacAGCAGCCATCACGCCATGTTATGCATGCTTTAGAGCATCATCGCCGGCGTGTTGGCTACTAAGGGCACAACCGActcaataggaaaaaaaaatctgagtcgCTTTCAAAACACACCAGGGATTTATTGAGGTAGCTGGTTAACTAAAACTATAGTTCTGCCTTATGTAGGCTTAATATAGTCGCCCTTTCTTTTATCGTTTTCGTCTTCTCCATAACTGCAACTATCATATCCATATTGAACTATGAGTGAGCAATCTTTAGCTTGAAATCTATGTACAAAATACTGAGCAAATCAGAGCCTACTCAGATTTGCTCAGACCGTGACCGGCGCACTCCGGTAAATGGCTATTTGTTGCGACCGACACCTGTCCCGTGCCGCAGACCGAGACCCTCTAAGCCCGCTGTCACCCGCCCCGACATTATAATGGCCTATTCGGATTCCCTAATGCTCATTAACATCGGTAGGACAAATGTCTTTAAATTATTACGTATAGGCATGCGATATACCATTATTGACGACGTAGTTACTCATTACAGACAACATTGAAGTACGAGCACGTTTTGACATTCATAAAGTCAAATTATTACTTTGCCTTTACAACAACGCAAACAGCTCAAGGAAACCAGCAACCGccgttataatataaattaattttgtactaAGAGGAAACGTCTCCGAATGAAATCtcaatttttgaaataaaagaaCACGCAAAGACCGGTATATTATATAGCAGCCCTCTTGACCATCTGTGATGCGGCCaccagttttagttttttttttttttttttttttttcaattatatacgagtatgttAGAATAAAATTAGAAGCCTCTTACTTGAAAAAATACACGTTCTCATTTTCTTCTGAGATCATACCTACTACATATTTTTGGTGTACCTATTCCCATTGGTCTTCGCCGGACACAGATAGGATCAGGCGCTTCATATAAATCATTTTGTCCCCGCCCCATGTATAAGAGATTGATATAAATATCTTAAACAAgtctttttttatttcacgAGCTTATTATTAACAAGTACCTATATCAAAATGacgcataaaatattttatagagGTGAAGTCCCGTAACCACGGACGGCATAATTATATAGTGCCGGACACGCGTGCTTCTCGGCAACTAACAACGCGAGCAATTCAAGGATAAGTAAAAGTGGCGCAGTGGGACGTACCAATAACGAGAAACGGGATGCGCATTGCTTGTGACGCGCGCAGCGACTGTGGGAGCGTTTTTTCAGTGTTTTTGTAGGGAAGACGCTGCGTCGTATAACTTTCGGGTGAGTGTTCCGGCCTAATGTTTTTGTTCAGctggatatttatttttaataaactcactaatcacttaaatttcgtagtctatatttttttttacataattgaaaTAGTTGAGGTACACAACAAATAATTGTAACTATTTCCAATCCCTCAGTACCGGACACAGTAGTAGTCCCGCAATGGCGGACAGTGAATATGGTTTTTTTTCGGTTGTGTTTTGTACATACGATGCTTCAGATAGAATAACGGGCAAAGAAAAATGGAAGCAAgtaaattttttatatataatggaAATCAAGCTAACAacataaaaagtaaagaaaaaggTGAAGCTGAGGGGAAACTAAATAAACAAGTGAAGAGCgaagttaaaaaaccggccaagtgcgagtcagactcgcgttctaagggttccgtacattacacaatttttaacaatgcattttttatgtgaaacttgtctttaaaaacccgtaggggtccgatcaaaaactaagtaattaagtccgactcacgcttggctgcacatttataatcggttttcctgtcatctataggtaaagaactattatctgtattttcaaaattttagacccaatagtttcggcggtcatttttgcctattttctttaacaattacttctaaactgtttatcctaaattacacttccatctttgggtcacaaacttacaaaatgtgtatcaaatttcaacttactGTGCTTGACATTTCATAATGTTCAGAAGGTTATATTTTGTGATTGGTATCAATGTTTTTAAACCGTCCGGTGCTAGGGGTTCCATATGTATTCCGTCCGGTACTAGGTGCCTCTTGCGaagaatgagtttttttttttcactaaagtttacttttcgtttttgaattagtttatatagaaGTTGCATTTgtgctattttattttgattctaGTTTGTTCACTAAAGTAATTCCTACCGGACGGCACAGACCTGGGGCCAGTTTTCTATTTGTAGGCTTTTACttttaggtagttttagtttagtttgtttagttggtagtttaatttatttttgttagttttattttgttttaggtctaattttaacttatttttaaggtgtgtcattcaaaaataaagatatattttcaaatacttttttcattttcttccaTCACTGGGGGACTTCCCCCTACTGTAGTTACTATATAtcagaaactaaaaaaaactaaaccaaAACCAGTTTTATTAATTGTTGACCTGTctgacctagtgggtagtgccctgcctatgaagcccatggtcccgggttcaaatcctgctgagggcatttatttgtgtgatggacacaaatatttgttcctgagtcatgggtgtttatttatatattgttgtctgagtacccacaacacaagccttattgagcttactgatgtgggacttagtcaatttgtgtaataatgtcttaatttctttaattatttattgtgtttcaCACCCGGTCCTGCTCCGCCTTCCCCTACTTACCTATTGCTGCAATGCTGCAATAGGTACGTGCAGTTATACTTGTTGCTTTCCTACGCAGCATAGTAACAAGTAAAACTGCAAACATCTGTGCGTTaaaatgtaagtaggtatataaggtTTAAATACCTAACAACATTAGTTCAttaaagtaatattaaataaaataaaagtatgaaaacgcattatatcgcgtatattgaatttataatacaaaataaataatattataaattcaatatacgcgatataatccgttttcatagttttatttcatgagtaactatcgcggtaaccgaagacaatattaatattaaataagtaaacattttaataagTGGGTAAATTATGTTATATCGATTAAAATTAGGTACGGAACTCAATATCACAAGGTTATGAGTAAACCGTCCAAATCCCGAATATTTATCATACATGTGATGACAACATTGACAACCAACCGCATCCAGAATCGACCAAAATGTTAATGAAATAGTCATAATAAAACAGTCAACATACCTATAATACTCGTAGAGCACTAAGCATTAAGGCTGTTTTCTCTAAGTCGCTATcgtgtgtgagcgagacagcgctataATTATAGCGATGTCCAATGTTTATACAATGTGAAGACCGCCTAAAAAACACTACTGACCACAGTCGCTCTTCAACGCTTTTTTCTGGGTCCGGCTTCTAAAAGCAAAAACCGGTTACGTCTGTTTCATATTTGTTGGATCTATAAAATACCTAGTAATTCGACGGCACACGGAAGATTCGCAGCGTAGATCATAAACGTAAAGAAAATCAGTCAATAACTGTATTGCAATGTTGTCACAGTGTACAGTATTCGTGTTTGCAGTATTGGTTGCGTTTGCATTCAGCACATCGCATTATGGACATTTTCAAGGTATAAGTACTTATTGTTAACAATTTATTTAGTTGACCTTTAGTCGTAACATGTGACTTATGTACCTAATTCATATTAGTGTTTTGTTTGGTTTACcttcttttatttatgtaaataaactgCCACGAGACAGGATCTAATTATAGTCATGCTGTTTTTATCAGTGACGAAAGAATTGTTACATCATGTTAGATGAAGAAAAGTGAAATCACAGGATATGACTACAAGTACAACAGAAAACACTTGTTTATTTAGTAGAAATCCGCTTGGAGAAACTTATCAACCTCTTTTCGAAGCTAAATAATCTCAAGTGGCCATGAAGCTTCAAAGATGTAGATAATTATATGGAGATGCGGTCGACCACTCACTATAGTCTTAATTTTAatcaattgaaaataatagacTGCAATTATTTCTTAATAACTTACACAAACTACTAAACTTAAACGTAGTAACTTACCTAGATGAacgtgcatttattttattgttattataatacttacttaatacttATCAATTTGTacgttattttttagggttgtcaattgttttatttttgtttatttaatggcttgtttttagggtcccgtacccaaagggttaaaacgggaccctattactaagactccgctgtccggctgtccgttcgtccatctgtctgtctgtcaccaggctgtatctcatgatccgcgatagccagacagttgaaattttcacagatgatgtatttctgttgccgctataacaacaaatactaaaaagtacggaaccctcggtgcgcgagtccgactcgcacttggccggttttttaataaacagCTCCCTaccctaatatttattgtataaaatatctaATAGTAAAGCCTAGTGTATAGTGTAAACTGAAGTTGtttgatattatttattgtgcttTAACATATATTGATTCGAGTTGTTGGGAAAAAATATGAGAAAGTATTATTAAGTTTGTGTTTTGTCCTAATGATTGCACCTAATTGAACCTATAGAGGGCTGTCTGTACAGTCTAGCCTAGTCTTTAGTGAACCAGCATACGTGCCCTTGGAGGCTAAGAGGCCATTTAACAATAGGGTCGGGTGTTCATCAGTTAGCCACTAGTACACAAATAACCAAGCGAATATCTGGCGAACGCGACGTTGCCGCTTGGTGCAACCAAGGGCATTAGATACCTAAGCACTTGCCTTCCCTACTCCCCATAATCTACAGTTCGCTCGCTCCATCTACGGACGAGTGAGACAAAAATGTCAATATTtcgttaaaaaaactttttgggAAATAAAGGTAAGTATTTTTCGCTTCATCcctttttgttaagttttagaagaatctttatattttaactgcTTAGATGTGTTCTTTAAGTGTCTTTTGACGTAGATATTACCTATggtgccattcatttattacgtaatttacgtaagacgatttagaGTCTaacatatcttattttttcttataagggggagggagggggttttcatagttcttacgtaagatcacaaagatcgttgtttttttacatttctgtgaaattatgacgtttaaaataacactcacCCACAATTTATGCTATCAAACATGGTACAGAGTTAGCTTAAATGGGCTCCAGTGCCAGGTAgaaataaacgttccaaaaaagattcatttgaaaaataaacaccAAAACAAACCTGTAGATTTTTACGAAATATAGCCAAtataggggggagggggtcagccttttctagttttttttttacatagggAGGGAGAGTGTAGGAGAGAtggaaactaatattacaacAAATAAACAGATGTTACTTGATGTAAATTGAAATCTTTTCCCCACAAACTCCCTTTATTCTATTATGAAGTAGTTATCTCTGTGCCAAATTTTGACTCATTCGCTCATTATTTACTGGTCGCTCAGCATTGCATTAAAATTTGATATctcatacaataaataaaaaacacattaatcaaaaaaattaaaaagatacccttttatgttttatttagttgtaaCAAAATAGgggaaaatataataaaaccattaaaacgcttatattgaccgggatatagaccgtaattaccttgtgtattatttgtgagctcccgatatttcgacgcagttacatgcatcatccCATATATTCCATAtatggtctatatcccggtcaatataagtctagtgaaactaaccgtgaatcattcaaaacattAAAACGCTTCCaagtttttggtttttctttggTCGttcatttcatatattttagGATGGCagaattgcttttttttttgaGCGACCTCTAAAATAATATTACGttatgtttgtaacatgtaatttttacgGTTAATCATAATCACCgtgttacataatattgctTTTTGAGGATAATGATATCAGCAAAactattttcctttttttgtattatatatctTTGTAATTAATGAAAACTGCGTTCTTAAATTTGTGTTACATAATTAAacacatttaaattaattattaaatgtgtACAACTTGGTTAACTCTAGAACACCCCCCTGGTTAATAACTTAATACTGTCCTATAGGGTGGACAGTGGACACTATTAGccaagtttttattttctaaaagcACGATAATGTAAAACGTataaggaaaattaaaaaaatttaaatgcaaatttgtagaaaattatctATCGATTAATGTttgcaaataatttattttaattgaaaatttgtGAGATATGACCGCTCGAACTTTAACTGATGAACAACTCACCCTACTTATATTActaataagtacctatcttACATGCAATGACTGTGTTTCGTGTCCTGTTACATATTGTACCTTCTTGTATATTACGTATTTACCATATGAATAATAAGTTAACTTAAACTTATCGGAAATGGGTCATAAAAGGTTCGGGAAAACTGGTGTATTCCCGATGGACATTACGAAAGTTAACAATTTGGGTACATTTTATTAAGGCTTtcattatatacctattttaagAAATATAAAGTTTGAACGTACCTCCAGTAAGAAAATTTGGCTTTATAATTTCCACAGGAAAGTCGCATAACCTTAACTCATGCTAAACTGGCgaaccgccccggcttcgcacgggttacacaaaaccttatcATATAACACACCTAcgccttcctcaagaatcactctattgatagatgaaaaccgcatgaaaatccgttcagtagtttttgaatttatcgcgaacatacagagaCAGacacggcgggggactttgtttttttatatggtGTAGTGAAACAGGTTTCACCCAAATGTAGGTTTCGTTTGAAGTTGACAAGGATTTATTGCATGATTTAAGACAgtcaacaatataattaagcTATATTCTTATAATATGGTTTGGggttattttttatagttcgtTAGTCCACAAGGAACTCCTTTAGTTTCGCAATGCCCGTTATTATGTATCCTCCATGTATCCTCTTACTCGTACTATACGGCCCATGGTCCTACTTATTATAACACTGTCTTGTTATGTTAAGTTTGATGAAACATGAATCAATTTCAATAGGAACAAagttgcatttgttttgttcGTTCATAAGttccttaatttaattttttatacttttatttgtaTGGCAGGAGAAGGGTATGGTTATATGTCTGTCCATCTACGCTAAGCTAGATCCTTAGAACTGTAGTTGTAaagaaaattctgattattacctaataataaaaactaattattattattacctaataataagaactaattattacctaattatacgaaaattaattacctaccatccgggtaatgacttagtttttgaagtcggtgccaaacaAAAATTTTAGCTTTCTCATTCTCACTTAACACACGGCACAATTTGAGGGGCGGGGAACAAAATGATGTTCCCAATAAAGTTGCCAGGAACAAAAATTTGCCACAAGTAGGGTGTTAcaacggttttttttatcttataccGTTTTTtaacttaccccaacgcaccttattgTATTACTGCCTGAAGGGTTAGACCCACTTCCCGTTATTATAATGagctaaaacttcacatacatatgtaagttgggtacccatgcaatattatggtaccatcgagctgatctgatgatgatgatggtgatgatggaCACCGGAGGTGACCATAGAAACTATGATAAATAACGTAGGAATCTAATTGTATTTAGATGTATTAGAACTGTCTCtatgattattataataatactattattagTTGCctattgaaagaaaagtaccgtCGGcgataaaaacattaaaaacctgTATCATAATTTCttaacaaaaaactgtttttcttttttttgtcttaGTATTACGTATTAAGTTTCTTACTTTTAGCCGAATTAACTTAACTATAGTACCTTTAATTATTTCATCCTACTACATCATTGATTTTGAATGTTTTCCTTATATCTCGGTATTATCAGTACTCGATGACATAAAAAAACCAAGAgcaaaaaagggttttttccatgttacattaattgtacttttgtttgATTCGATTTACTTGCCTAACTAAACAACTTACTTATGTACCTTTAagtatacctactatttattGTTTCAAATGCTATAAGAAACAGTTCTTGTAGGTATTCCTCGAATGATAACGGATATCTTTTTTCTTTAGAAAACCGCACCGCAGACAGAGCAAAAAGGCAGGTTTGGGGCTCTACAACTGAGACCGCTGGATCGTCTAATGACTACATAAATTATTcagaaaatcaaaatcaaaatcaacaaTTACAATACTTTAAGCAAGATCAACCTAATGTGTCATACATCTATTATATACCGGAATATAATAATGATTACTACAAGCCCCCTCCGCTACCCCCACCACCACGTCATTGGGAAGAATATTACTATCCCTACAAAAGACCTcctccaccgccgccgccacaCGATGGAAGGCATCCCCGACATCCAGATGATTTTGATCAACCTCACCATAGACCTCCTCCGCCTCCACCTCATCATGGTCCTCCGCCTCCACCTGATCATGGTCCTCCACCTCCGCCACACCATGAACCTCCACCTCCACCGCCGCCTCCACACGATGAAAGGCAACCCCGACATCCTGATGAGTTCGGTCCACCTCACCATAGACCTCCTCCGCCTCCACCTCATCATGGTCCTCCACCTCCGCCACACCATGGACCCCCACCTCCACCGCACCATGGTCCACCACCTCCACCGCACCATGGGCCTCCGCCTCCACCTCACTATGGTCCACCACCTCCACCGCCCTATGAACCACCGCCTAGATCGCACGATGGGCCTCCGCCTCCACCACACCATGGACCTCCACCACCGCCCAACTATGGTGCACCATCTGATGACCGAAAACCTCCGCCTCCGCAGTCTTATAACAATTATAACTCTGACTATGGCAACGAAGCCTATCGACAACCTTATGGTCATGGTCCACCTCATGACACTCATGACCCTGCACCCCAAAATCGTGGGCCTCCACCGAATGGCCAAGTACCACCTAGTGCAAACGGGCAACCTGGTGGACATGGGCCCCATGGTAATAACGAGATGCAACCTAGTATTACACCTAGTTTTTCATCCGCCCAGAATACTGAAAATGAACAGATTCTTCAAAACCTTAAACTCATTTTCAGAGAAGGGTTTTATAATACTGCACCGAATGATCTGACTCAAAATGACTCAACAGATGTCAAAATGACCGAAGTATTAAGGACAAAGGAACCTAAACGCAAAGGAGGACGGCCTCTTAGTAATATCGATGCAAATACAAGCGATTCAATAACTATCACTCCATCGCctcttttaaattatttccaaGTAGTACCTGTGACACCAGAAAGTTAGTTcggttatatttttttgataatattcgtattattttagctattattatagatattattgtatactcatactcagtaagaataaaataaatttagtatCCCATTTAACATtcgttgtttattttatttccattcaTACAATCCCAGGACTTATAACGCGAATTACGTTAGTACGATTAAACATCTAACATACCATTTTAATAGATTTTAATACTTAACTATATATCAATATTACagcattttttgaaaatttgcttgaaattaattaatttaattaagttactCGTCCtattttgttacttttttaAAAGATTGAATTACATATTAATGAATATATCTTAAAAATACCAATGACAATTTCAATTTGAATATACAGGGTATTTCGGGGCCGTGTAGCAAGAGAACAAGACATCATACAGAATTCAAAGATGAGCGTAATGgtgttgttaattattgtttatcaccaataatgatgattatttgtcagatgacaagtagaaaaaaacatttttgcatacACTTTGGTCACCCTACTCACTGTGACGTCTTGTCGCTTTCCATAGGTACAGCGTCATATCAAAAGTCATAGGGTGACCATGAttgttaaaggggcccactgactctcAGTCCGCCGgaggatatcggcctgtcagttagaacaattagaacaaaaatttgacagttccgaacaactgacaggctgatatcgtgcGGCggcctgatagtcagtgggcccctttagtataagattaattttaaatatattaataacaggtcactcacgtattttaagtcgaaaaacgctcgacatgttacgtgagtgacccgttataattatatatttaatatgtctgcgtctcacggaagttttgttattaagattaattttacttgaaaaataagaaaattttaaCTAATTATCTTTTAATCAAATACTACCATATGATGATGTGGATCATTTACAGAGtcaaaaaaagtggttttggATCACGACCCAGAAATCACCTGTATCTGTATATAAGATAAATGATAAGGGgtcaattttaatattataaagcgTTTATACAAAGTGAGCCCTTTCCGGCCATTTCTTTTGACTTGTTTAAGgttgtataaataaatcattaaaaatcaaaccatttgtaaatttatcataataattaataaactgCTATACTAAATACAATATTTGATTCGACAAAACATAGTAATTTTGTTTCGTTTTATGATCGGATAGGTGTACCATTTTTTTAACAGTGACTTTTAACTTATTAATGCAATAAGAGTACCTATTACGAATTtaatattcatttgtttacagAACAACTAACAGTAACTGAGCTTCTAAGCCTTCAAGATTACCGCTTTACTGATGTAAATAAGCGATCTCCTCGAGGCGATGTACCTTCAGGACCCGAAAGAAGTTTTCCAGACGATGGAAGACCACCAGATCACAATGACCTAAATCGAAAATGGCCACCAGTGCAGGCTGGACCACCAATCAATCGAGGACCATTCGATCACAGTCCACATGGGCCTCCTAGCGAATATGGGCCACCTGAAAGACAAGGACCACCACGTGCACATGGACCACCTGAAAGACAAGGACCACCACGTGGACATGGACCACCTGACATACATGAACCCCCTGATGGACGAGAGCCGCCACGTGGACACGGACCACCTAATATGCGTGGACCCTTTGGGAGTCAAGGACCTCCTGGTGGGCATCCACCACCTGGCGAACGCGGACCACCTGGCGGGAATACACCACCTTCAGGTGGACACGGACCACCACCTCCTCCACCACCACCTCCCGGCTACCGTGATCAGCATGACAGCCGTGGATCTTATTCCCCTGAAGATAGTTCTATATCCTCTAATAATGATGAAAATTCACAAGACATCAAAGACATAAAGTTGAACTTCAGTGAGAATTTTAACAATACTGTACAGAAAAATGGTCAGACAACAAATCTCAAACCAAAACCTCCTAGTAACTTAAATGCAAATATTCATCATTCTATAGCTAACACTCCATCTCCTTACCTAAACGTTTATCAAGTGGCCCCTGTGACGCCAGAAAGTTAATTTGGTAAACAAATCATTAATTAAAACATTTGCCTTAGTATCGTAATTAGATATGTATTGAGTGAAATAACTAAACAGTATCAAATATACACTGGCATTTTAATTTCGTATAATGTTGCCCACTTGTAAAAAATCGACTTGCTCCTTCAGTCCAGATATTTCCAtacttactcgtattttatTAGTTAACATGTATTCCCTGCGGGTTCAAAGGCttatcacaaaatttcacaagaatcggttgagaaatgcgagcTTGgatataaccgcgaaaatcgaagttcgcaaattgcagacatttttctctgtcactctaattacgccttccttggagtaaaagagaaagatctccgcaatttgcgaattttggTTTTCGCGGTACGCCCtctgtagaggagaacaacCGACAGCCAGTCGGACATAGAAAGCGGTCACATGGTCAATAATATGAACAAAAGTTTTCGTATGCGCTCTAAATAGATATTATATTTGAGTAAAATAGTTATAAAGCATACTATATTATTGGCTGTTAATATATTTCTGTTTTTCTGTCACTAATAAAGTGCCGACTAATCTACTTTTTTGCCGACTATTCGCGGACTAATCGTCGATTACAAATGAGGCCGGAttgtcggctttcccgactagttagcgactagtcggtacatccctaattaaaacgcaaaatatgtattgagatgacagctgtcaccgtacctAAACTATgtgaaaaaaactataatattatgtttgtataGGGCGTTCCTGTTCCTTAAATAAAATACGGCAttattatgtacgaaatatcattagaTATTTACCAATCGATTTTCGGTGAGGGCAAACTGGTGAGGGACtagtcccaataaggcctagtgtGAAACTAGGTAGTACTGGTAGTAGTAGGTAgttctctgggttggaaggtcagatggcagtcactttTATAAAAACTGTGTTGGGATTAGGTTGCCGAGCGGACCCTAGAACAAAACTCACATATTCCAACAgacattatataaatattataaaaatacacataGGCTATATAAATTCTGAGCAATTGAAACTGATCGTTTTTCGTCAGTTGGAATGTGTAAGGtttttacaggccaattcgagttttagttattcgatctgtttccgatataatactaatctgtcagtgtcaaaagtgacatttc contains the following coding sequences:
- the LOC134741397 gene encoding uncharacterized protein LOC134741397 isoform X1; this translates as MCHTSIIYRNIIMITTSPLRYPHHHVIGKNITIPTKDLLHRRRHTMEGIPDIQMILINLTIDLLRLHLIMVLRLHLIMVLHLRHTMNLHLHRRLHTMKGNPDILMSSVHLTIDLLRLHLIMVLHLRHTMDPHLHRTMVHHLHRTMGLRLHLTMVHHLHRPMNHRLDRTMGLRLHHTMDLHHRPTMVHHLMTENLRLRSLITIITLTMATKPIDNLMVMVHLMTLMTLHPKIVGLHRMAKYHLVQTGNLVDMGPMVITRCNLVLHLVFHPPRILKMNRFFKTLNSFSEKGFIILHRMI
- the LOC134741397 gene encoding uncharacterized protein LOC134741397 isoform X2, which encodes MGLLANMGHLKDKDHHVHMDHLKDKDHHVDMDHLTYMNPLMDESRHVDTDHLICVDPLGVKDLLVGIHHLANADHLAGIHHLQVDTDHHLLHHHLPATVISMTAVDLIPLKIVLYPLIMMKIHKTSKT